A genomic window from Camelina sativa cultivar DH55 chromosome 2, Cs, whole genome shotgun sequence includes:
- the LOC104731381 gene encoding splicing factor, suppressor of white-apricot homolog isoform X2 — protein MVLDTYPPTEKLHQIITKTSSFVSKHGGQSEIVLRVKQGGNPTFGFLMPDHHLHPYFRFLVNHQELLTEKSSVEEKKNESEKDGGALSLLGSVYGTVEDEDANEESANDSKTNESAKVDDGVKVADSNGPEGLKGAAKIATERDAASKHSLPLNDKASFIKKNPSVSAVDVVERKQINAEDNATKVFLTYDKSQSSAMLAPPKPELQIVEPTTEMKRAIDKIVDFIQKNGKELEATLVAQDVKYGMFPFLRPASLYHGYYRKVLQEAEELKSCDKGVITREEDVKQKRMDDAVKDGKHAFGSVLSDDSAKKEKPKMVSDKPKVELHNEPFKPVQPQMRVNVDANTAAAILQAARRGIRNPQLGILSGKPMDETSQSPGNDGSYPSSKSPPDLTKSTGQLISGSTVASEADSSEALSKEQKLKAERLKRAKMFVAMLKPEAQPVQQAEPSQSVSLKLLDCGISGLGDKAAKEREGSSIPSVAETKLADDGNCERRSKRNYRSRSQRDGDIKMEQGEEEEEESSMDEATEETRTDKKHSSSRKRHKHKKTRYSSKDRHSRDKHKHESSSDDEYHSRSRHRHRRSKSSDRHEVYDSSDNEGEHRHRSSKHSKHVDYSKDKRSSHHHRSRKHDKHRDSSDDEHHRHRHRSSRRKHEDSSDVEHGHRHKSSKRIKKNEKTVEEETISKSDQSDLKAAPEDNFPYPQNEPTQVSDELRAKIRAMLADTLGNGR, from the exons ATGGTTCTCGATACTTAT cCTCCAACTGAGAAATTACATCAGATCATCACAAAAACTTCAAGCTTTGTAAGCAAGCATGGTGGGCAATCTGAAATCGTCTTGAGAGTCAAACAAGGAGGCAACCCAACATTTGGGTTCTTGATGCCAGACCACCATCTTCATCCTTACTTCAGGTTTCTTGTTAATCATCAAGAGCTTTTGACAGAAAAGTCATCtgtagaagagaaaaagaacgAAAGTGAGAAGGACGGTGGAGCTTTGTCATTGCTTGGTTCAGTTTATGGGACTGTAGAAGATGAAGATGCTAACGAAGAGTCTGCAAATGACTCTAAAACAAACGAGTCTGCCAAAGTAGATGATGGTGTTAAGGTAGCTGATTCCAATGGACCTGAAGGGTTGAAAGGAGCTGCAAAGATTGCCACAGAGAGAGATGCAGCCTCTAAGCATTCTCTACCGTTGAATGATAAGGCatctttcataaaaaaaaatccttctGTCAGTGCAGTAGATGTTGTAGAGAGGAAGCAGATCAATGCAGAAGATAATGCTACCAAAGTGTTTTTGACGTATGATAAGTCGCAATCTTCTGCAATGCTGGCTCCACCCAAGCCTGAACTGCAGATTGTGGAGCCGACTACGGAGATGAAAAGAGCGATTGATAAGATAGTAGACTTCATCCAAAAGAACGGGAAAGAACTAGAGGCGACTCTTGTTGCGCAGGATGTGAAATACGGGATGTTTCCATTCTTACGTCCAGCTAGCTTATATCATGGATATTATCGGAAGGTTCTCCAAGAAGCCGAAgag TTGAAATCATGCGACAAAGGCGTCATTACCAGAGAGGAAGACGTGAAGCAAAAGAGGATGGACGATGCTGTAAAAGATGGCAAACATGCGTTTGGGAGTGTTTTATCAGATGATTCTGCcaagaaagagaaaccaaaaatgGTTAGTGACAAACCAAAGGTCGAGTTGCACAACGAACCATTCAAGCCTGTCCAACCACAGATGAGGGTGAATGTTGATGCGAATACTGCTGCTGCTATTCTTCAAGCGGCTAGAAGAGGCATAAGGAATCCCCAGCTGGGGATTCTATCAGGCAAACCCATGGATGAGACTTCTCAGAGCCCcggaaatgatggaagttacccTTCATCTAAGTCCCCCCCTGATTTGACGAAATCTACAGGTCAGTTGATCTCTGGCTCAACTGTTGCTAGTGAAGCTGATTCTTCTGAAGCCTTGTCTAAGGAGCAGAAGTTGAAGGCAGAAAGATTGAAACGTGCAAAAATGTTTGTGGCCATGTTAAAACCCGAAGCTCAGCCAGTGCAACAAGCTGAACCGTCGCAAAGTGTATCGCTCAAACTGTTGGACTGCGGGATTTCTGGATTAGGTGATAAAGCTGCCAAAGAAAGAGAAGGTAGCTCAATTCCATCTGTAGCTGAGACAAAATTAGCAGATGATGGTAACTGTGAAAGACGATCAAAGAGGAATTACCGCTCGAGATCACAGAGAGATGGAGATATTAAGATggaacaaggagaagaagaagaggaagagagcaGCATGGATGAAGCTACAGAAGAAACCAGGACCGATAAGAAGCATTCATCTAGTAGAAAACGGCATAAACATAAGAAGACACGATACTCTTCCAAGGACAGACATTCTCGGGACAAGCACAAGCATGAGAGTTCCTCGGACGATGAGTATCACAGTCGTTCACGTCATAGACACAGACGCAGCAAATCTTCAGATAGGCATGAGGTGTATGATTCTTCTGATAACGAGGGTGAGCACCGACACAGATCTAGTAAACATAGCAAACATGTTGATTATTCCAAGGACAAGCGTAGCAGCCATCATCACAGATCCAGGAAGCATGATAAGCATCGTGATTCATCTGATGATGAACATCATCGTCACCGACACAGGTCAAGTAGACGCAAGCACGAGGACTCTTCAGACGTTGAGCATGGTCATCGACACAAGTCTAGTAAACGTATAAagaaaaacgagaaaacagtGGAAGAGGAGACTATTTCAAAGTCAGATCAGTCTGATCTTAAAGCTGCCCCTGAAGATAACTTCCCGTACCCACAAAACGAACCAACTCAAGTTTCGGATGAGCTAAGAGCCAAAATCCGTGCCATGTTAGCTGATACCTT GGGAAATGGTCGGTGA
- the LOC104731381 gene encoding splicing factor, suppressor of white-apricot homolog isoform X1 has product MELEIVGRHALFFDDDSMATFVNSPTALVDWNSLFIDRYDVRHLLSSLPPPRIKRRRPISDDPDLESELDRERYLDLPAESPSPSDDEDDMNDESANANADGYRAVPFSYGSSSDFNDQKNADTESGFHPPFPLPDYLLQNLPPTEKLHQIITKTSSFVSKHGGQSEIVLRVKQGGNPTFGFLMPDHHLHPYFRFLVNHQELLTEKSSVEEKKNESEKDGGALSLLGSVYGTVEDEDANEESANDSKTNESAKVDDGVKVADSNGPEGLKGAAKIATERDAASKHSLPLNDKASFIKKNPSVSAVDVVERKQINAEDNATKVFLTYDKSQSSAMLAPPKPELQIVEPTTEMKRAIDKIVDFIQKNGKELEATLVAQDVKYGMFPFLRPASLYHGYYRKVLQEAEELKSCDKGVITREEDVKQKRMDDAVKDGKHAFGSVLSDDSAKKEKPKMVSDKPKVELHNEPFKPVQPQMRVNVDANTAAAILQAARRGIRNPQLGILSGKPMDETSQSPGNDGSYPSSKSPPDLTKSTGQLISGSTVASEADSSEALSKEQKLKAERLKRAKMFVAMLKPEAQPVQQAEPSQSVSLKLLDCGISGLGDKAAKEREGSSIPSVAETKLADDGNCERRSKRNYRSRSQRDGDIKMEQGEEEEEESSMDEATEETRTDKKHSSSRKRHKHKKTRYSSKDRHSRDKHKHESSSDDEYHSRSRHRHRRSKSSDRHEVYDSSDNEGEHRHRSSKHSKHVDYSKDKRSSHHHRSRKHDKHRDSSDDEHHRHRHRSSRRKHEDSSDVEHGHRHKSSKRIKKNEKTVEEETISKSDQSDLKAAPEDNFPYPQNEPTQVSDELRAKIRAMLADTLGNGR; this is encoded by the exons ATGGAACTAGAGATCGTTGGTCGTCACGCTCTTTTCTTCGACGACGATTCGATGGCAACGTTTGTCAACTCCCCGACGGCGCTCGTTGACTGGAACAGCCTCTTTATTGACCGCTACGATGTCCGTcacctcctctcttctcttcctcctccacgTATCAAGCGCCGTCGTCCGATTTCAGATGATCCTGACTTGGAATCGGAGCTCGATCGCGAGCGTTACCTCGATTTACCGGCGGAATCTCCATCTCCGtcggatgatgaagatg ATATGAATGACGAATCAGCAAATGCAAATGCCGATGGTTATCGTGCTGTCCCCTTTTCATATGGAAGCTCCAGTGATTTCAATGACCAGAAAAATGCTGATACGGAATCTGGATTTCACCCGCCTTTCCCCTTGCCTGATTATTTACTTCAAAACCTG cCTCCAACTGAGAAATTACATCAGATCATCACAAAAACTTCAAGCTTTGTAAGCAAGCATGGTGGGCAATCTGAAATCGTCTTGAGAGTCAAACAAGGAGGCAACCCAACATTTGGGTTCTTGATGCCAGACCACCATCTTCATCCTTACTTCAGGTTTCTTGTTAATCATCAAGAGCTTTTGACAGAAAAGTCATCtgtagaagagaaaaagaacgAAAGTGAGAAGGACGGTGGAGCTTTGTCATTGCTTGGTTCAGTTTATGGGACTGTAGAAGATGAAGATGCTAACGAAGAGTCTGCAAATGACTCTAAAACAAACGAGTCTGCCAAAGTAGATGATGGTGTTAAGGTAGCTGATTCCAATGGACCTGAAGGGTTGAAAGGAGCTGCAAAGATTGCCACAGAGAGAGATGCAGCCTCTAAGCATTCTCTACCGTTGAATGATAAGGCatctttcataaaaaaaaatccttctGTCAGTGCAGTAGATGTTGTAGAGAGGAAGCAGATCAATGCAGAAGATAATGCTACCAAAGTGTTTTTGACGTATGATAAGTCGCAATCTTCTGCAATGCTGGCTCCACCCAAGCCTGAACTGCAGATTGTGGAGCCGACTACGGAGATGAAAAGAGCGATTGATAAGATAGTAGACTTCATCCAAAAGAACGGGAAAGAACTAGAGGCGACTCTTGTTGCGCAGGATGTGAAATACGGGATGTTTCCATTCTTACGTCCAGCTAGCTTATATCATGGATATTATCGGAAGGTTCTCCAAGAAGCCGAAgag TTGAAATCATGCGACAAAGGCGTCATTACCAGAGAGGAAGACGTGAAGCAAAAGAGGATGGACGATGCTGTAAAAGATGGCAAACATGCGTTTGGGAGTGTTTTATCAGATGATTCTGCcaagaaagagaaaccaaaaatgGTTAGTGACAAACCAAAGGTCGAGTTGCACAACGAACCATTCAAGCCTGTCCAACCACAGATGAGGGTGAATGTTGATGCGAATACTGCTGCTGCTATTCTTCAAGCGGCTAGAAGAGGCATAAGGAATCCCCAGCTGGGGATTCTATCAGGCAAACCCATGGATGAGACTTCTCAGAGCCCcggaaatgatggaagttacccTTCATCTAAGTCCCCCCCTGATTTGACGAAATCTACAGGTCAGTTGATCTCTGGCTCAACTGTTGCTAGTGAAGCTGATTCTTCTGAAGCCTTGTCTAAGGAGCAGAAGTTGAAGGCAGAAAGATTGAAACGTGCAAAAATGTTTGTGGCCATGTTAAAACCCGAAGCTCAGCCAGTGCAACAAGCTGAACCGTCGCAAAGTGTATCGCTCAAACTGTTGGACTGCGGGATTTCTGGATTAGGTGATAAAGCTGCCAAAGAAAGAGAAGGTAGCTCAATTCCATCTGTAGCTGAGACAAAATTAGCAGATGATGGTAACTGTGAAAGACGATCAAAGAGGAATTACCGCTCGAGATCACAGAGAGATGGAGATATTAAGATggaacaaggagaagaagaagaggaagagagcaGCATGGATGAAGCTACAGAAGAAACCAGGACCGATAAGAAGCATTCATCTAGTAGAAAACGGCATAAACATAAGAAGACACGATACTCTTCCAAGGACAGACATTCTCGGGACAAGCACAAGCATGAGAGTTCCTCGGACGATGAGTATCACAGTCGTTCACGTCATAGACACAGACGCAGCAAATCTTCAGATAGGCATGAGGTGTATGATTCTTCTGATAACGAGGGTGAGCACCGACACAGATCTAGTAAACATAGCAAACATGTTGATTATTCCAAGGACAAGCGTAGCAGCCATCATCACAGATCCAGGAAGCATGATAAGCATCGTGATTCATCTGATGATGAACATCATCGTCACCGACACAGGTCAAGTAGACGCAAGCACGAGGACTCTTCAGACGTTGAGCATGGTCATCGACACAAGTCTAGTAAACGTATAAagaaaaacgagaaaacagtGGAAGAGGAGACTATTTCAAAGTCAGATCAGTCTGATCTTAAAGCTGCCCCTGAAGATAACTTCCCGTACCCACAAAACGAACCAACTCAAGTTTCGGATGAGCTAAGAGCCAAAATCCGTGCCATGTTAGCTGATACCTT GGGAAATGGTCGGTGA
- the LOC104731381 gene encoding transcription initiation factor TFIID subunit 1-like isoform X3, whose amino-acid sequence MPDHHLHPYFRFLVNHQELLTEKSSVEEKKNESEKDGGALSLLGSVYGTVEDEDANEESANDSKTNESAKVDDGVKVADSNGPEGLKGAAKIATERDAASKHSLPLNDKASFIKKNPSVSAVDVVERKQINAEDNATKVFLTYDKSQSSAMLAPPKPELQIVEPTTEMKRAIDKIVDFIQKNGKELEATLVAQDVKYGMFPFLRPASLYHGYYRKVLQEAEELKSCDKGVITREEDVKQKRMDDAVKDGKHAFGSVLSDDSAKKEKPKMVSDKPKVELHNEPFKPVQPQMRVNVDANTAAAILQAARRGIRNPQLGILSGKPMDETSQSPGNDGSYPSSKSPPDLTKSTGQLISGSTVASEADSSEALSKEQKLKAERLKRAKMFVAMLKPEAQPVQQAEPSQSVSLKLLDCGISGLGDKAAKEREGSSIPSVAETKLADDGNCERRSKRNYRSRSQRDGDIKMEQGEEEEEESSMDEATEETRTDKKHSSSRKRHKHKKTRYSSKDRHSRDKHKHESSSDDEYHSRSRHRHRRSKSSDRHEVYDSSDNEGEHRHRSSKHSKHVDYSKDKRSSHHHRSRKHDKHRDSSDDEHHRHRHRSSRRKHEDSSDVEHGHRHKSSKRIKKNEKTVEEETISKSDQSDLKAAPEDNFPYPQNEPTQVSDELRAKIRAMLADTLGNGR is encoded by the exons ATGCCAGACCACCATCTTCATCCTTACTTCAGGTTTCTTGTTAATCATCAAGAGCTTTTGACAGAAAAGTCATCtgtagaagagaaaaagaacgAAAGTGAGAAGGACGGTGGAGCTTTGTCATTGCTTGGTTCAGTTTATGGGACTGTAGAAGATGAAGATGCTAACGAAGAGTCTGCAAATGACTCTAAAACAAACGAGTCTGCCAAAGTAGATGATGGTGTTAAGGTAGCTGATTCCAATGGACCTGAAGGGTTGAAAGGAGCTGCAAAGATTGCCACAGAGAGAGATGCAGCCTCTAAGCATTCTCTACCGTTGAATGATAAGGCatctttcataaaaaaaaatccttctGTCAGTGCAGTAGATGTTGTAGAGAGGAAGCAGATCAATGCAGAAGATAATGCTACCAAAGTGTTTTTGACGTATGATAAGTCGCAATCTTCTGCAATGCTGGCTCCACCCAAGCCTGAACTGCAGATTGTGGAGCCGACTACGGAGATGAAAAGAGCGATTGATAAGATAGTAGACTTCATCCAAAAGAACGGGAAAGAACTAGAGGCGACTCTTGTTGCGCAGGATGTGAAATACGGGATGTTTCCATTCTTACGTCCAGCTAGCTTATATCATGGATATTATCGGAAGGTTCTCCAAGAAGCCGAAgag TTGAAATCATGCGACAAAGGCGTCATTACCAGAGAGGAAGACGTGAAGCAAAAGAGGATGGACGATGCTGTAAAAGATGGCAAACATGCGTTTGGGAGTGTTTTATCAGATGATTCTGCcaagaaagagaaaccaaaaatgGTTAGTGACAAACCAAAGGTCGAGTTGCACAACGAACCATTCAAGCCTGTCCAACCACAGATGAGGGTGAATGTTGATGCGAATACTGCTGCTGCTATTCTTCAAGCGGCTAGAAGAGGCATAAGGAATCCCCAGCTGGGGATTCTATCAGGCAAACCCATGGATGAGACTTCTCAGAGCCCcggaaatgatggaagttacccTTCATCTAAGTCCCCCCCTGATTTGACGAAATCTACAGGTCAGTTGATCTCTGGCTCAACTGTTGCTAGTGAAGCTGATTCTTCTGAAGCCTTGTCTAAGGAGCAGAAGTTGAAGGCAGAAAGATTGAAACGTGCAAAAATGTTTGTGGCCATGTTAAAACCCGAAGCTCAGCCAGTGCAACAAGCTGAACCGTCGCAAAGTGTATCGCTCAAACTGTTGGACTGCGGGATTTCTGGATTAGGTGATAAAGCTGCCAAAGAAAGAGAAGGTAGCTCAATTCCATCTGTAGCTGAGACAAAATTAGCAGATGATGGTAACTGTGAAAGACGATCAAAGAGGAATTACCGCTCGAGATCACAGAGAGATGGAGATATTAAGATggaacaaggagaagaagaagaggaagagagcaGCATGGATGAAGCTACAGAAGAAACCAGGACCGATAAGAAGCATTCATCTAGTAGAAAACGGCATAAACATAAGAAGACACGATACTCTTCCAAGGACAGACATTCTCGGGACAAGCACAAGCATGAGAGTTCCTCGGACGATGAGTATCACAGTCGTTCACGTCATAGACACAGACGCAGCAAATCTTCAGATAGGCATGAGGTGTATGATTCTTCTGATAACGAGGGTGAGCACCGACACAGATCTAGTAAACATAGCAAACATGTTGATTATTCCAAGGACAAGCGTAGCAGCCATCATCACAGATCCAGGAAGCATGATAAGCATCGTGATTCATCTGATGATGAACATCATCGTCACCGACACAGGTCAAGTAGACGCAAGCACGAGGACTCTTCAGACGTTGAGCATGGTCATCGACACAAGTCTAGTAAACGTATAAagaaaaacgagaaaacagtGGAAGAGGAGACTATTTCAAAGTCAGATCAGTCTGATCTTAAAGCTGCCCCTGAAGATAACTTCCCGTACCCACAAAACGAACCAACTCAAGTTTCGGATGAGCTAAGAGCCAAAATCCGTGCCATGTTAGCTGATACCTT GGGAAATGGTCGGTGA
- the LOC104731402 gene encoding stigma-specific STIG1-like protein 2 — MAHFMKLLVTIALTTVVTIAIITTKTTTTTTATFALEDPFKDLTPPGAVKIRPSRFLAEKVDQGQGPKARNPNAADHCHKDNEICSSSYYSTGANATMACCNNKCMDLSTDDKNCGACKAKCKFGQTCCRGQCVYVAYDKRHCGECNHRCNDGEFCVYGLCNYA; from the coding sequence ATGGCCCACTTCATGAAGCTACTCGTGACAATTGCATTGACAACCGTTGTCACAATCGCCATCATCACCACCAAAACTACCACCACCACGACCGCAACATTTGCTCTCGAAGACCCTTTCAAGGATCTTACACCGCCAGGAGCGGTTAAGATCAGACCGAGTCGTTTCTTGGCAGAGAAAGTCGACCAGGGTCAAGGACCAAAAGCTCGTAACCCAAACGCAGCTGATCATTGCCACAAGGACAATGAAATCTGCAGCAGCAGCTATTACAGCACCGGAGCAAACGCTACAATGGCTTGTTGCAACAACAAGTGTATGGATTTATCAACCGACGACAAAAACTGCGGTGCGTGTAAGGCCAAATGTAAGTTCGGACAAACGTGTTGTCGCGGTCAGTGCGTTTACGTGGCTTACGATAAACGCCATTGCGGTGAGTGTAACCATCGTTGCAATGACGGCGAGTTCTGCGTCTACGGTCTCTGTAACTACGCGTGA
- the LOC104731426 gene encoding GDP-L-galactose phosphorylase 2 isoform X1, with protein MLLKIKRVPTVVSNYQKDETVEEGGCGRNCLSKCCIDGATLPLYTCKNLNKSIGEKSEAPGKFLESLVLGEWEDRFQRGLFRYDVTACETKVIPGKYGFIAQLNEGRHLKKRPTEFRVDKVLQPFDGNKFNFTKVGQEELLFQFEASNDDNDSGIQLFPSIPLEADDSPSVVAINVSPIEYGHVLLIPRVLDCLPQRIDHKSLLLALQMATEAANPYFRLGYNSLGAFATINHLHFQAYYLAMQFPIEKASSLKITSTNDGVKISKLLNYPVRGLLFEGGNSIKDLSDTVSDASVCLQNNNIPFNILISDSGRQIFLLPQCYAEKQALGEVCSELLDTQVNPAVWEMSGHMVLKRKDDYEEASEAKAWRLLAEVSLSEERFKEVNTMIFEAIGLSSHEVAEEEEEEQTSMNSGFIRVHCPSVKEEEACI; from the exons ATGTTGTTGAAGATCAAAAGAGTTCCAACGGTTGTATCGAATTATCAGAAAGATGAGACGGTGGAGGAAGGTGGATGTGGTCGGAACTGCTTGAGCAAGTGTTGTATCGATG ggGCTACACTTCCTTTGTATACCTGCAAGAATCTTAATAAATCCATCGGAGAGAAGTCAGAAGCTCCGGGGAAATTCCTCGAGTCTCTTGTTCTTGGAGAG TGGGAAGATCGTTTCCAAAGAGGACTTTTTCGCTATGATGTCACTGCCTGTGAAACCAAG GTTATACCGGGGAAGTATGGTTTCATTGCGCAGCTAAACGAAGGTCGTCATCTCAAGAAGAGACCAACCGAGTTCCGTGTTGATAAAGTTCTTCAACCATTTGatggaaacaaattcaatttcaCTAAAGTTGGTCAAGAAGAGTTGCTTTTCCAGTTTGAAGCTAGCAATGATGACAATGATAGTGGAATCCAGTTATTTCCGAGTATACCTCTAGAAGCAGATGATTCTCCAAGCGTTGTTGCAATCAAT GTGAGTCCGATTGAGTATGGACATGTATTGCTGATTCCTCGTGTTCTTGATTGCTTGCCTCAGAGGATTGATCACAAAAGCCTTCTGCTTGCTCTTCAAATGGCTACTGAAGCCGCTAATCCGTATTTCCGACTTGGATACAACAGTTTAGGTGCCTTTGCTACCATCAACCACCTTCACTTTCAG GCTTACTATCTGGCAATGCAATTCCCGATCGAGAAAGCTTCTTCCTTGAAGATCACTAGCACCAATGATGGCgtcaaaatctcaaaactctTGAATTACCCTGTGAGAGGTCTTCTCTTTGAAGGGGGAAACTCCATTAAAGATCTCTCTGATACTGTATCAGATGCATCAGTTTGTCTTCAGAACAACAACATTCCTTTCAATATTCTCATCTCTGATTCTGGAAGACAGATCTTCCTTCTCCCTCAG TGCTACGCAGAGAAACAAGCTTTAGGGGAAGTCTGCTCGGAGTTATTGGATACGCAAGTGAATCCAGCGGTTTGGGAGATGAGTGGACACATGGTGTTGAAAAGGAAAGATGACTACGAAGAAGCTTCAGAAGCGAAAGCATGGAGGTTACTAGCTGAAGTTTCTTTATCAGAAGAGAGATTCAAAGAAGTTAACACTATGATCTTTGAGGCAATCGGTTTAAGTAGTCATGAAgtagctgaagaagaagaagaagagcagacTTCGATGAATAGTGGCTTCATAAGAGTGCATTGTCCTtcagtgaaagaagaagaggcttGTATCTAA
- the LOC104731426 gene encoding GDP-L-galactose phosphorylase 2 isoform X2: protein MLLKIKRVPTVVSNYQKDETVEEGGCGRNCLSKCCIDGATLPLYTCKNLNKSIGEKSEAPGKFLESLVLGEWEDRFQRGLFRYDVTACETKVIPGKYGFIAQLNEGRHLKKRPTEFRVDKVLQPFDGNKFNFTKVGQEELLFQFEASNDDNDSGIQLFPSIPLEADDSPSVVAINVSPIEYGHVLLIPRVLDCLPQRIDHKSLLLALQMATEAANPYFRLGYNSLGAFATINHLHFQAYYLAMQFPIEKASSLKITSTNDGVKISKLLNYPVRGLLFEGGNSIKDLSDTVSDASVCLQNNNIPFNILISDSGRQIFLLPQCYAEKQALGEVCSELLDTQVNPAVWEMSGHMVLKRKDDYEEASEAKAWRLLAEVSLSEERFKEVNTMIFEAIGLSSHEVAEEEEEEQTSMNSGFIRVHCPSVKEEEACI, encoded by the exons ATGTTGTTGAAGATCAAAAGAGTTCCAACGGTTGTATCGAATTATCAGAAAGATGAGACGGTGGAGGAAGGTGGATGTGGTCGGAACTGCTTGAGCAAGTGTTGTATCGATG ggGCTACACTTCCTTTGTATACCTGCAAGAATCTTAATAAATCCATCGGAGAGAAGTCAGAAGCTCCGGGGAAATTCCTCGAGTCTCTTGTTCTTGGAGAG TGGGAAGATCGTTTCCAAAGAGGACTTTTTCGCTATGATGTCACTGCCTGTGAAACCAAG GTTATACCGGGGAAGTATGGTTTCATTGCGCAGCTAAACGAAGGTCGTCATCTCAAGAAGAGACCAACCGAGTTCCGTGTTGATAAAGTTCTTCAACCATTTGatggaaacaaattcaatttcaCTAAAGTTGGTCAAGAAGAGTTGCTTTTCCAGTTTGAAGCTAGCAATGATGACAATGATAGTGGAATCCAGTTATTTCCGAGTATACCTCTAGAAGCAGATGATTCTCCAAGCGTTGTTGCAATCAAT GTGAGTCCGATTGAGTATGGACATGTATTGCTGATTCCTCGTGTTCTTGATTGCTTGCCTCAGAGGATTGATCACAAAAGCCTTCTGCTTGCTCTTCAAATGGCTACTGAAGCCGCTAATCCGTATTTCCGACTTGGATACAACAGTTTAGGTGCCTTTGCTACCATCAACCACCTTCACTTTCAG GCTTACTATCTGGCAATGCAATTCCCGATCGAGAAAGCTTCTTCCTTGAAGATCACTAGCACCAATGATGGCgtcaaaatctcaaaactctTGAATTACCCTGTGAGAGGTCTTCTCTTTGAAGGGGGAAACTCCATTAAAGATCTCTCTGATACTGTATCAGATGCATCAGTTTGTCTTCAGAACAACAACATTCCTTTCAATATTCTCATCTCTGATTCTGGAAGACAGATCTTCCTTCTCCCTCAG TGCTACGCAGAGAAACAAGCTTTAGGGGAAGTCTGCTCGGAGTTATTGGATACGCAAGTGAATCCAGCGGTTTGGGAGATGAGTGGACACATGGTGTTGAAAAGGAAAG ATGACTACGAAGAAGCTTCAGAAGCGAAAGCATGGAGGTTACTAGCTGAAGTTTCTTTATCAGAAGAGAGATTCAAAGAAGTTAACACTATGATCTTTGAGGCAATCGGTTTAAGTAGTCATGAAgtagctgaagaagaagaagaagagcagacTTCGATGAATAGTGGCTTCATAAGAGTGCATTGTCCTtcagtgaaagaagaagaggcttGTATCTAA
- the LOC104731416 gene encoding uncharacterized protein LOC104731416 has translation MKKGLHPQMQWISYVTQSGRLMHVMMTRIHHVGKVYHFGAKRQMAQSIGQIAKFKRRFNEQEAEAAEENNNEHQKK, from the coding sequence ATGAAGAAAGGATTGCACCCACAGATGCAGTGGATCTCTTATGTAACACAGAGTGGTAGATTGATGCACGTGATGATGACACGAATCCACCATGTTGGCAAAGTCTATCACTTTGGAGCTAAGCGTCAAATGGCTCAAAGCATTGGTCAGATTGCCAAGTTCAAGCGTAGGTTTAACGAGCAAGAGGCAGAAGCAGCCGAAGAGAACAACAACGAGCATCAGAAGAAGTAG